The Lacticaseibacillus pabuli region TGCTGGGGGGCACGTTGAAGTACCGCTTGAGCCGTGCTGGTTGTTCACGGGGAGTGGATAATCATGAAAGCAACGAAAATTTTGGCCTTTGCGCTGGTTATTGGGCTAGCTTTTGGGGGTGGCGTCACCGAGACGGTAGCGCCACAAAGCTCTTCCAGCTCGATTGTTGTTGCAGCAAGTCAGAAGGTACAACCAAAGAACACGATTAACTTTTTGGGGGTAACGATGCAGATCATCAAGGGAAACATGAATGTCACGACCGCACCAAGCGGCAATCGTGTTCAAACTTGGGGTGGTCAAACAACAATTTCAGTCACGGATCAGCAGTCCACTCACTTGATTGGACACAACACCTCGAACTTCGGCAAAATTGTTCAGCTGAAGAAGGGGTCTGCGGTTACGGTGGTCGACGGTTTTGGACACAAGAAGGTTTACCACGTTACCATGACACGCGATGTCAACGATCAAGCGGTTGACATTCACTCTGGGGCAGACGTTTACGACCAGATTGTAAATGCGAAGCAGGGTGAACAGATTGTGCTGCAGACGTGCTTGACTGAAACTTTGAATCGGATTGTTTGGGCGCGTTAATCGGCGTCCTGGGTTTAGTAGTCGTGGGCCAGTTGCCAGCACGGGTGGTTTACAACACGACTGAGTTAAATGTTTCGGGGGGACCGGCTTTTAATGAGACCGGTCTTTTTTTGCAATTTCCCTTAACAAGTGATGAGTCAGTTAACGGACGACTTTGCGAAGCAAAGCTCGCGCGTTTACTGACTCACACGAGTTTAGGGAAATGCAGTGACTAATTGCGCCAGCAATTTGTCACCTCCATGCCCTTAATCTTTCTAAGTAAGCTATCGTCCCATACCACCCAAATCATCAATCATAATTCAGCAACAGCCGTCACATATACATTCACTATTTTTTTGTAACGAAACGATACAATTCCACCGGATACCACCAATCCGTGTCACTTAGCCAACCAGCACCGCGAATTGCCAGCCGAACAACCGTTTTTTGCAATCTTGCAATATTTTTGATAAACTTATTTTAGACATTAGCGCGTCCCTATCGACAAAACGGAGGACAAACCAATTCGTAAAATAAGATCAAATCAGCTTTACAAGTACCTATTCATCACTGTGGCACTCGCCGTCATTGCGATCAGCATAAACCTATTTTTTGCACCGCATGGCGTTGCCGCGGGTGGGGCAACAGGTCTGGCAATTATTCTGTATGAGATTGCTAAGATTCCAACAGCAGTGAGCACCTTGGTCATCAACGTCATCCTGCTAATCTTGTCATCCTTCCTATTGAGCAAAGCCACGACGCTGCGCATTTTATATGGTAGTTTGATGTTGCCGGTCCTGATGTTCCTGATTCCAAACACGAACCTCGTGCAGGACCGCACGCTTGCCATCCTGGTGGGTAGCGTCGTGATTGCTGTCGGGTTCACGATGCTGTATGCCGTCGACGCATCGAGTGGGGGCACAACGGTTCCACCGCTCATCTTTAAACGGTACTGGGGAATCAAAACGGCGACTAGTCTGTTTGCCATTGATGTCGTCGTGTCTACGTTAAACATACCCGTTTCTGGAATCGAATCGTTTATCCTAGCGATCTTCTCGCTCTGGATTACGAACCTGACTATTAACTATCTACAGACCGGGATTGATAAACGACTGCTGTTGCATGTCTTCAGTGGGGAGCAGTTGCGCGAAATCAAGACGCAGCTCCTGGACTTACCCGACGCGGAAATTTCGGCGACACTGATTCACGGTGAGGACAATGGTTCTGGCCGTGATATGCTGATGGTGATTGTTGATCAGCCAGACTATAAAGACACGATCAAACTGATTCGGGCGCTCGATGAAGACGCCTTGGTGATCGCCGGTGATGTCGCTGAAGTCCACGGCGTAAATTAAGTTTGACAGCAGTAATGAATATCTTGTATACTGTTCAAGTTGAGAAAAAGCAGAAGTTCCCACTTCTCGCCTATGTCGTTTGACCTCTGGGCTCATTATGTACGGATATTAATCTGTGGTGGTGGGACTATGCGTAAGCATTCCAGCACCACTTTTTTTGCTTTCTCTCACCAAAAATCTTGGAGGTGAATAACCATAGCAAAAGATATGATGGTCAACGATGGTATTCGCGCGCGCGAAGTTCGACTGATTGCCGCTGATGGTGAACAGCTTGGAATTAAGAGCACGCAGGACGCCATTGCCCTTGCCGATAGTGCCAACTTGGATGTCGTCCTCGTTGCACCTACTGCAAAGCCGCCTGTCGCCCGCATCATGGATTACGGTAAATACCGTTTCGAACTGCAGAAGAAGCAGCGTGATGCCCGGAAGAAACAGAAAACCATCAACGTTAAAGAAGTTCGCCTCAGTCCGACGATTGAGGAAAACGACTTCCAGACCAAGCTTAACAACGCGGTGAAGTTCCTCGAAAAGGGTGCCAAGGTTAAGGTATCCATTCGATTCCGCGGGCGTGCTATCACGCATAAGGAGATTGGTCGTAAGGTACTACTCAAGTTGGCCGATGCCACTAAGGACATTGCGACGGTTGAGTCTGCACCAAAGATGGATGGCCGCAGCATGTTCTTGCTGTTGGCTCCAAAGGCTGACAAAGAAAACTAAGTCAGTGTATTAAACCTGGTGCAAACGCATCTGGATATAAATTTTAGGAGGAATTCATTATGCCTAAGTTCAAGACACACCGTGCTTCCGCTAAGCGTTTCAAGCGGACAGCTAGTGGCATGTTCAAGCGCGGCCACGCCTACACTTCTCACCGTTTCCACGGTAAGACCAAGAAGCAGCGTCGTCAGCTTCGCAAGTCCGGTTTAGTGCACGCAACAACTCTGCGTACTGTACGCAAGATGCTTACCTACATGAAGTAATCGCTACGTGCGCTTACTAGTCGACTTCATCAAGAAGTCAGAACGCTTTTTCTAATTTAGGAGGTTTTACTATGCCACGTGTTAAGGGTGGAATTGTTACTCGCAAACGTCGTAAGAAGGTACTTAAGCTCGTTAAGGGCTACCGTGGTTCCAAGCACCGTCTTTTCAAGGCCGCACATACTCAGCTGATGGTTTCTTACCGTTACGCTTTCCGCGACCGTCGTGCTAAGAAGCGCTCATACCGCTCCCTTTGGATCGCACGTATCAACGCTGCAGCTCGTCTGAACGACATTTCCTACAGCAAGTTGATGCACGGTTTGAAGCTTGCCGGTGTCGACATGAACCGCAAGATGCTCGCTGATCTTGCCATCACTGACGCCGACGCTTTCTCCGCACTTGCAGAGACAGCTAAGAAGGCTAACGCTTAATCATTGCTTTCGTATTTCCAACCGATAGTAATTAAGCATTAGACAAAAGAAGACCCGTCCAACCAGTTCGCGATTGCGATTTGGTTGAACGGGTCTTTTTTTGCTTAGTTGGTTTGGTAATCATGCGGCTTCTGCAGACGCAATGCAAAGGACATCAGCCAGGAGATAGCGAGGAGAACGACCGTCACGAGGTAAGAAATGTGGTAGTTCCAATCGAGTAGGCTGCCGGCGAGCAATGGTCCGGCGATATTCCCCAGACTGGTGAGTGAGAGGTTCAAGCCGTTGATGATGCCTTGATTGCTCGTGCTCTGTTTGGTCAGCAGCGTGGTAATGGCTGGCCGCAACAAGTCAAAGCAGGTAAAGGCGATTAGCGTCGCGACCATGACGTGCCACTTCACATGCGTCAGGACAATCCAGCCGATCGAAGTGAAACTGAGGAAGAAGCACAGCCTGATCAACCGTGTTTCACCAAGCCACTGCACGATGCGATCAAAGAAGGCAACTTGCAGGATTAGGGAACACAGACCGTTCAACGTCAGGACCAATGCAATATCTCTGAGGCTGAACTTGAACACTTCATTGACGAAGATGCTGTAAATACTCTCGAAGCTCTGGAGTCCAAATGAGGAGACCAAAATCAGTGCGAACATCATGACCATGGGGCCAGTCATGACTTTGCGCCAATCGCTGGCCTTCATATCTGGCGCCGCGCTCGCGGTATGTTGCTGCAACTCGAGGTGTTTGGGTAAGAAGAAAATCGTTGCTAATACTGCGAACAGTCCCATTAATGCTGCTAAGTAGAAGGGCGTTTTTAAACTGATGCCGGCCAGAATTCCTCCTAGGCCAGGCCCGAGAATCAGCCCACCGCTCAGTGATGCGGACAGGAGGCCAATGACCTGAGCGCGTTGCCTTGGCGTGGTAATATCTGCGGCTAAGGCCTGGGCTGTTGGGATGTACATGCCCGCCGCAATCCCGCCGATGATACGCGATAGGTCAAACAGGCCGAGATGGTTCGTGACGGCGAACAGGAGCTCCGAAACGCCGTAGAGGGCGAGCCCAACGATAATGATGGGTCGGCGACCGATGCGGTCCGAGAGTTGCCCGATAATGGGTGAGGCGACGAACTGTGCTAAGGCAAATAGTGAGGACATAATGCCCATGTCCGTGGCACTGAGGTGTAGTTGGGTTTTGAGAAATGGCATGACGGGGAATACAAGGCTCATCCCTAAACACACGAGAAACTCACTAAATACCAGAATGAAGATGGCACGTTTAACTTCACGACTCATGAAAACACTCCTCTGCTTGCACAATACCAATTAGTTTAGCATTGCGCCTGATAATATACACGGCTGTTTGCGAAATCTAGGTTAAAATAGAAGCACGAGCAATGATTGGGAGGGCGTCATGGCAAAGAAACGAAAGTACCGCGGTAATAAGAAAGGTTTCCTCGCACAGGCTGGGGGAATTGTCGCCATTGTGCTGGCGGCGGCCATGTTCCTCTACCGTGGCGGTTACCTAAATGAGTGGCTGGGCTCGATGAATCAAAACACCATTAGTTCTCAGACCAGCAGTGACAATCGTCTCGATAAAACCGCGTATGCCAAGCTAGCAGACATGGATTTTACGAGCGGTGATAAGCCAGTGATTCAGGTGAACGGGGGCAAGAGCACGTTGAATGCGGCCAGCTGGAAGGGGGAGCGTATCGATTATGGTGCACTGGATCACCTCAACCGGACGACCACGGATACCGCCTACTTGTCGCGGCGAAATCTCGGCAAGAGTGAGGGGCGACCGAGTCAAGATTGGACACCCACTGGTTGGCATTACAACCATGGCAGTGATCAGGTCTACAATCGGGGACACCTCATCGCGTACACCTTGACCTTCAACATCAACGCGGATGGTCAGTACGAGCAGGGGGCTGAGGGTTCCTCTGACAACCCGAAGAATTTGGGGACACAAAGTGCGTATTCCAATCAGGTGTTGATGCAGATTTACGAAGGCCAAGTGCGGGATGCGCTCGCGAGCGGCAAAAAGATGATTTATCAGTCGACGACGGTGTTCCGCGGGGATGAGCTGATGCCGCGCGGGTACTGGCTTCAGGGCTTGGCAACGGATGGTAGCGTCAATTTTAACGTGTACATCTTCAACGTGCAGCCCGGCTATGATTTCAACTATGCAACGGGGGCCAAGAAGATTGACCGCAACCTGCACGTGGATGAAAGTGGTTTAGCACATTAGGCAGCATGCAAAAAGGGTACCACCGCATAACTTGACAGCGGTGGTACCCTATTAACTTAGCAGGACGGCTAACGTTTAGAGGCTAGGCCGTACCAGCTTGGTTTCTTCACGTGAGCAAACAATCTTGCCGGCTTTGTGGTGGGTTTCCAGTTCGGCAACTGCCTGCTGGACCCCGGTCAGACTCATTGGGAACACTTTATCGATGTTAATCCACAAGTCCGCCTGCATCCGCAATGTTTGCAGGAAAGCAAAGGCTTGCTGAACGTCGGGCGCACCCGCTTCACCAACCACGTGGTAATTCGGGTTGTCCTTCATTGTCTCGGGTAGCGCGTTCAGGCTGACGTAGGTACCACCATCCCGCAGCATCCACGCACCCGCACCATCGTCGTCGCCATTGGTTGTGCCATTGAAGACATAGTCAGCTTGGTTGGCAAACTCGGCACCCACGTTTTCGAGGTCATAGTGACCAGCCGTGTCGGCACCCAATTTCATCAGCAAGTCGTGATTACGTGAGTGACTAATGGCAATAATCTTAAGCCCTTGGAACTTGGCAATCTGGAGCACGATGCTCCCGACGCCGCCGCTCGCACCTTCGATGGCAATGGTCCGGCCTGGTTTGAGGTTGAACAGTTTCACCGCACTGTAGGCGGCAATCCCCACTTGTGGCAACGCCGCGCCAATGGTGAATGGCGTGTCATTGTCCAAACGGCCGACCTTCTTCCGCGTTGCCGTGACGTATTCACTGTAGCCACCGCGCGGCCGGTAGTTCATGACGTGATCGCCGATGCGCAGGTCCGTGACGTCACTGCCAAGCGCCGTTACGACCCCAGCTACCTCGGTGCCGGGAACAATTGGAAACTTTGCATCGGCCCCATTTGCACCGTGCAATAGTGACAGGTCGTATGGGTTCAGGCCGAACGCCATGACCTTAATTTGTACTTGATCAGGTTTGGGTTCGGGGATGTCTGCCTGGATTTCCTGGAAGACATCTGATGCGCCAAACGCATTAAATCCGTATTTTATCATCTGCATGCCTCCTATTTGATGACCGCTAAGTCGAGGATGGATTCTGGTTGCATCAACATGTAATCTGCCTTGGTGAAGTGCTCGAGGTCATTGGCACCCCAGGTCGCAATGGCAAAACTTACGCCAGCGTCCTGAGCGCTTTGCATGTCGTAAATGGAATCCCCGATGTATAGGGTATCACGTTTAGCAGCCGACAATTCTTTGAGGGCAAGCGCAATTGGTTCGCCAGATGGCTTTGGCTTCGCAGCAGCGTCAGATGTAATCAGAACGTCGAAGTAGTCATTGAGCCCGAAGCGATTAAACTCTTGTGCAAGCTCGGCGTCATTCTTTGAAGTAATGATGCCAAGCTGCACGCCGCGGTGCTGCAAGTGGGCGAGGGTCCGACGCATGGTCGCAAAGACCCGAACTGATTTCTGCTTTTTGCCGAGTAGCTCAGTCCAAAGTTTACCCACCGCGGCGCGATCGGCTGGTTCCAGCTTTAACTCATCCAGTGCAACGGCACTAGGAATCCCGAGCGTAAATTGCAGGTCGTCGTGCTTGAGCTCACGACCTGTGACTTGGGAAACTGCCTCCTGAAGCGAGGAAATAATGACGTCCTCGGTGTCGATGATGGTCCCATCAATATCAAACAAAATAGTTGAAAACATAAGGCATACCTCCCAATCTGACGGCTGTAACCGTTTTCTAAATCATACAATCTTTACCGACTTTAAACAAGCCTTCACATGCAAGGCGGGGTGTGCAAATGAGGCCCATATCCTATATAATAGTAAAGATAAAACGACGAGGAGGTGCCAGCTTGGCACTAGTAACACCCACCTGGATGGTCAAGGCCATCTACAAAATTCGACCAGCCACGCTGAAGCGACTGGGTATTCAAGCCGTCTTGACCGACCTCGACAACACATTGATTGCCTGGGATAATCCAAATGGGACGGAGCGCCTGCACAATTGGCTTGCAGAAATGCAAACAGCTGGCATCACGGTGATGGTCGTCTCAAACAATAGTCACCAACGGGTTGCCAAGGCACTCGCGGGGTTGGACTTGCCATTTACCGCACGGGCCCTGAAGCCACTGACGGTTGGCATTGAACGGGCGATTAAACAATTAAAACTACCAAAAGAAGCTTGCATCATGGTTGGCGATCAGCTTATGACCGACGTGATTGCGGGCAACAGCGCGGGCGTACGCACGGTACTTGTCGAACCGCTCGTGTCGACGGACCAGTGGAACACGCTACCAAATCGCTTTGTGGAAGGCTTTATCAAGCGCCACATGAAGCGTCAGGGCACATACAAATACTTGGAGGACATTAATGACGGACAATAACAGCGATTTGTACTGCATCGGTTGCGGGGCTAAATTGCAGACGACGGATCCAAATGCGGCAGGCTACCTTCCAGAATCCAGCTTGGCCAAGGCACAATCAGGCGAAAGCGAACTATACTGCCAGCGCTGCTTCCGGCTACGCCACTACAACGAAATTCAGCCCGTTGGTTTGACGGACGACGACTTCTTGCGCCTGTTAAACCTGCTGGGTCAGGCGGACGCCCTCATTGTGAACGTCGTGGATATCTTTGACTTTAACGGGAGCCTGATTCCTGGCTTGCACCGTTTTGTTGGCGATAACCCTGTCCTCCTAGTTGGGAACAAGGCCGATGTGTTGCCAAAATCACTGCGTCGCGCCAAATTACGCGATTGGTTGAGTCACCAGGCTAATGCGAATGGCCTGCACCCCGTCGAGACGGTCTTAATGAGCGCCAAGAACCAGTCTGACATTGAAAGCCTCATGCACACGATTGAAAAATACCGCAATGGCCGAGACGTTTACTTTGTCGGGGTGACCAACACCGGGAAATCCACACTTATTAACGGAATTCTGAAGCAGACGGCCGGGGTCTCAGACCTCATTACGACGTCACGCTTCCCTGGCACAACGCTCGACCGGATTCGTCTGGAAATGAGTGATGGGTCAGGCCTGATTGATAC contains the following coding sequences:
- a CDS encoding sortase domain-bontaining protein; this translates as MKATKILAFALVIGLAFGGGVTETVAPQSSSSSIVVAASQKVQPKNTINFLGVTMQIIKGNMNVTTAPSGNRVQTWGGQTTISVTDQQSTHLIGHNTSNFGKIVQLKKGSAVTVVDGFGHKKVYHVTMTRDVNDQAVDIHSGADVYDQIVNAKQGEQIVLQTCLTETLNRIVWAR
- a CDS encoding YitT family protein produces the protein MTVALAVIAISINLFFAPHGVAAGGATGLAIILYEIAKIPTAVSTLVINVILLILSSFLLSKATTLRILYGSLMLPVLMFLIPNTNLVQDRTLAILVGSVVIAVGFTMLYAVDASSGGTTVPPLIFKRYWGIKTATSLFAIDVVVSTLNIPVSGIESFILAIFSLWITNLTINYLQTGIDKRLLLHVFSGEQLREIKTQLLDLPDAEISATLIHGEDNGSGRDMLMVIVDQPDYKDTIKLIRALDEDALVIAGDVAEVHGVN
- the infC gene encoding translation initiation factor IF-3 is translated as MTIAKDMMVNDGIRAREVRLIAADGEQLGIKSTQDAIALADSANLDVVLVAPTAKPPVARIMDYGKYRFELQKKQRDARKKQKTINVKEVRLSPTIEENDFQTKLNNAVKFLEKGAKVKVSIRFRGRAITHKEIGRKVLLKLADATKDIATVESAPKMDGRSMFLLLAPKADKEN
- the rpmI gene encoding 50S ribosomal protein L35 → MPKFKTHRASAKRFKRTASGMFKRGHAYTSHRFHGKTKKQRRQLRKSGLVHATTLRTVRKMLTYMK
- the rplT gene encoding 50S ribosomal protein L20 produces the protein MPRVKGGIVTRKRRKKVLKLVKGYRGSKHRLFKAAHTQLMVSYRYAFRDRRAKKRSYRSLWIARINAAARLNDISYSKLMHGLKLAGVDMNRKMLADLAITDADAFSALAETAKKANA
- a CDS encoding MFS transporter, yielding MSREVKRAIFILVFSEFLVCLGMSLVFPVMPFLKTQLHLSATDMGIMSSLFALAQFVASPIIGQLSDRIGRRPIIIVGLALYGVSELLFAVTNHLGLFDLSRIIGGIAAGMYIPTAQALAADITTPRQRAQVIGLLSASLSGGLILGPGLGGILAGISLKTPFYLAALMGLFAVLATIFFLPKHLELQQHTASAAPDMKASDWRKVMTGPMVMMFALILVSSFGLQSFESIYSIFVNEVFKFSLRDIALVLTLNGLCSLILQVAFFDRIVQWLGETRLIRLCFFLSFTSIGWIVLTHVKWHVMVATLIAFTCFDLLRPAITTLLTKQSTSNQGIINGLNLSLTSLGNIAGPLLAGSLLDWNYHISYLVTVVLLAISWLMSFALRLQKPHDYQTN
- a CDS encoding DNA/RNA non-specific endonuclease, producing MAKKRKYRGNKKGFLAQAGGIVAIVLAAAMFLYRGGYLNEWLGSMNQNTISSQTSSDNRLDKTAYAKLADMDFTSGDKPVIQVNGGKSTLNAASWKGERIDYGALDHLNRTTTDTAYLSRRNLGKSEGRPSQDWTPTGWHYNHGSDQVYNRGHLIAYTLTFNINADGQYEQGAEGSSDNPKNLGTQSAYSNQVLMQIYEGQVRDALASGKKMIYQSTTVFRGDELMPRGYWLQGLATDGSVNFNVYIFNVQPGYDFNYATGAKKIDRNLHVDESGLAH
- a CDS encoding NADP-dependent oxidoreductase → MIKYGFNAFGASDVFQEIQADIPEPKPDQVQIKVMAFGLNPYDLSLLHGANGADAKFPIVPGTEVAGVVTALGSDVTDLRIGDHVMNYRPRGGYSEYVTATRKKVGRLDNDTPFTIGAALPQVGIAAYSAVKLFNLKPGRTIAIEGASGGVGSIVLQIAKFQGLKIIAISHSRNHDLLMKLGADTAGHYDLENVGAEFANQADYVFNGTTNGDDDGAGAWMLRDGGTYVSLNALPETMKDNPNYHVVGEAGAPDVQQAFAFLQTLRMQADLWINIDKVFPMSLTGVQQAVAELETHHKAGKIVCSREETKLVRPSL
- a CDS encoding HAD family hydrolase, yielding MFSTILFDIDGTIIDTEDVIISSLQEAVSQVTGRELKHDDLQFTLGIPSAVALDELKLEPADRAAVGKLWTELLGKKQKSVRVFATMRRTLAHLQHRGVQLGIITSKNDAELAQEFNRFGLNDYFDVLITSDAAAKPKPSGEPIALALKELSAAKRDTLYIGDSIYDMQSAQDAGVSFAIATWGANDLEHFTKADYMLMQPESILDLAVIK
- a CDS encoding YqeG family HAD IIIA-type phosphatase, producing the protein MALVTPTWMVKAIYKIRPATLKRLGIQAVLTDLDNTLIAWDNPNGTERLHNWLAEMQTAGITVMVVSNNSHQRVAKALAGLDLPFTARALKPLTVGIERAIKQLKLPKEACIMVGDQLMTDVIAGNSAGVRTVLVEPLVSTDQWNTLPNRFVEGFIKRHMKRQGTYKYLEDINDGQ
- the yqeH gene encoding ribosome biogenesis GTPase YqeH — protein: MTDNNSDLYCIGCGAKLQTTDPNAAGYLPESSLAKAQSGESELYCQRCFRLRHYNEIQPVGLTDDDFLRLLNLLGQADALIVNVVDIFDFNGSLIPGLHRFVGDNPVLLVGNKADVLPKSLRRAKLRDWLSHQANANGLHPVETVLMSAKNQSDIESLMHTIEKYRNGRDVYFVGVTNTGKSTLINGILKQTAGVSDLITTSRFPGTTLDRIRLEMSDGSGLIDTPGIIHRNQMAHYLDAKDLRLVSPSKVIRPKTYQLNDEQTLFLAGLARFDYLRGPRAGFTVYADNQLMIHRTKLETADDFYDRQKGDLLQPPRQGDEFPDLARVEFTPKVDSDIVFAGLGWIKVPAGAVVAAYAPEGVDVVMRPAMI